The following nucleotide sequence is from Halodesulfovibrio sp. MK-HDV.
AGGCATCGGATTGATGCGCTTGTATGCCATGTTACGCAGAGCTGCGAGAAGATCGCCCGGTTTTGCACCACGTGGACACATGTCTGAACATGTACCGCAGTTGTGACAAAGCCAGATATCAGGGTTATTCAGAAGCTTATCTTTAAGCCCCCACGAAGCCCATACCATCTCCTTACGTGGATAAGGATTGCTTGCTGGAGAGATGGGGCAGGCTACGCTGCATGTGGCGCACTGGTAGCACTTTTTCAGCGAGTCCCCACCAACAGCTTGCAACTCTTTTACAAACTGGAGATCAGGTTCGATTCTTTGAGCCATTTTCCATCTCCTCCTAGTAGCCCTTGAATGGGTTAGGACCTTTCTCGAAGACCATGTCCATAAAGCCGTCAATCATGCCTGGTACTTTATCGTACTCGTCAATTGCAACTTCATACTGTTCTACGCGGTCAGGTTCAACACCAAGGCGTTCCAGAGTTTCAGCGATGTTTTCTTTACGGCGATTACAAATCTCAGAGCCTTTCACAAAGTGGCACTGGTAATCATCACCGTATTTACAACCGAGCAGCATAACGCCGTCAATACCCTTAGACATTGCATCAGCAACCCAGATGGCGTTAACAGAACCAAGACAACGTACTGGAATAATACGTACGTATGGGCTCCATGACTTACCACGAATTGCAGCCATATCAAGTGCAGGGTATGCGTCGTTTTCACATGCAAGGATCAGAACACGAGGTCCGCCAACTTCCATGTCATCCGGTACATCAATTTCACGGATCATAGAACCGATCTGATCGACACTGTAGTTATCAAAGGAGATAACACGTTCCGGACAAGCACCCATACAGGTACCACAGCGGCGACAGCGGCTGAAGTTAGGAAGCGGAGTACCTTTTTCATCATCATCCAGAGCGCCGAACGGACACTCTTCGGTGCAACGCTTACACTGTGTACAACGAACAAAGTTGAATACAGGGTAGCTAAGGTCACCAGAACGAGGATGAACAGACACACCATGGTTCGCTGCTTCAACACACTGAATAGCTTTCATGGTAGCGCCAATTGCGTCTTCTTCTACAGCGTCCATCATCATTGGCTGACGAACACAACCTGCAGCGTAAACGCCGGTACGACGAGTTTCATATGGGAAGCAGATGTAGTTAGAATCTGCAAAACCGTCGAAGAGATCAAGATCCGGGAATGCTGGACCCTGACGGTATTCAAAGTTCATTACTGGATCTTTTGCAGTAGCAGGAACAATACCGGTAGGAAGAACAACCATGTCTACTGGAATTTCTACGTCTTCACCCATAAGGGTGTTGCCAGCAGAAACTAAGAGAGAGCCGCCTTCTTCAGTAATGCCTTTGATATCAGCCTTGGACATCATGATGCCAAGACGATCCTGCGCTGCTTTGTAGTAACGCTCATGAATACCGGGAACTACCATGGAATCGTACAAAACGTATGCACGTGCATCTTCATGCGCATCGCAAAGGTAGTTTGCATGCTTAAGAGCAATCATTGAGTTTACGTAGCTGGAGTAAGCAAGGTGACGTACAGATTCTAAATCATCATGCACGTACCCTTCTGGCTTCTCTTCATCAGAATCAGCTGTTTCTTCAGCTTCTTCTGGTGCTGCGTAAATGTCGCCGCCTGTTACATTTTCGGTATTAACGATAAATGCAACACGCTTTGCGTCAAGTTTGCCGTCTCGAGCAAGCAGTTCATATTCAGCAGAAGTAACAACATTCGGCATGCTACCGTAACCCAAAGGAGCGAGCAGTTCGTTATCCATTGGCTTCCAGCCAGCAGCAAGAACAACTGCACCAATACTGTATTCCTGACCTGCAACCTGTGCAGTGTACTGACCAGGAGTACCAGCGAGTTTTTCGACAGTAGCGTTAAGTACTACCTTAACATTCTCGTGGGCTGTTACTTCTTCAATTTTTGCTTCAAGACCAGTGTCGTGAGCTTCTTCATACGGGAATGTAAGTGGAACAGTTTTAAGCATGTTCAGCGCTTTACCGCCGAGTTGTGCATCTTTTTCCACAAGAATTACATTGTAACCGTAATCAGCAGCCTGTTTTGCTGCAGTAAGACCTGCCCAACCACCACCGAGAACGAGGATAGTTTTAACAGATTCAAACTCAGGTGGCGCTGGAACTGATGTTTTCTGAAGCTTAACTATACCCATGGTTACGTAATCTTTCGCCATGGCCATAAGAAGTTCAGGAGCAGTACCGCCAGCAGCAGGGATGGTTCCATCCGGGTTCTTATACGTCATTGCACATTGTTCGCGCAGGTTAATGCGCTCCACAAGAACGTTTTCAAACTCGTAGATGTCCCAGTCTACACGAGGGGAAGAACCACAAATTGCGATTCCGTCCAACTCATGCTCGACAATGTCTTTTTTAATTTCTTCACGTGCACTTGATGCAGCAAGTACAGGAAAAATTTTTACGACAGGGCAGGCATCGCCAAACTTTTTCGATACGCCAGTGCTCAGCTCTTCAGCATCAATGATGCCGAGTGCGGACTGGTCAAAATATACGCCAATTTTTTCGGCCATTCTACCTACCTCCCACGAACCGTCTGGATTGCTTTGAGCGCAGCGCTAGTACCAGACTGAGCAGTACGCATAACATCCAGAGGTTTTTGAGCACAACCAGCAGAGAAGATGCCTTTGGCTTCGCCATCAACAACAAAGCCTTCTTCGTCAAGTGTAACCCCAAACGGGTTAGCTTCGCCTGCAAGGCTAGGCTGCATACCGGTAGCAAGAACTACCATGTCATGACGGATTTTAGCTTTGTGGCCTTTTACAGCATCTTCAACTTCTACAATGACATCACCTGTTGCAGCATCTTCTTCTACACCAGCAACTTTACCTTTAACGAGATGTAATTTCTCATCGGCAATAGCTTTGCGCATAAACTTGTCATAACGACCAGGAGTACGCAT
It contains:
- a CDS encoding hydrogenase iron-sulfur subunit, encoding MAEKIGVYFDQSALGIIDAEELSTGVSKKFGDACPVVKIFPVLAASSAREEIKKDIVEHELDGIAICGSSPRVDWDIYEFENVLVERINLREQCAMTYKNPDGTIPAAGGTAPELLMAMAKDYVTMGIVKLQKTSVPAPPEFESVKTILVLGGGWAGLTAAKQAADYGYNVILVEKDAQLGGKALNMLKTVPLTFPYEEAHDTGLEAKIEEVTAHENVKVVLNATVEKLAGTPGQYTAQVAGQEYSIGAVVLAAGWKPMDNELLAPLGYGSMPNVVTSAEYELLARDGKLDAKRVAFIVNTENVTGGDIYAAPEEAEETADSDEEKPEGYVHDDLESVRHLAYSSYVNSMIALKHANYLCDAHEDARAYVLYDSMVVPGIHERYYKAAQDRLGIMMSKADIKGITEEGGSLLVSAGNTLMGEDVEIPVDMVVLPTGIVPATAKDPVMNFEYRQGPAFPDLDLFDGFADSNYICFPYETRRTGVYAAGCVRQPMMMDAVEEDAIGATMKAIQCVEAANHGVSVHPRSGDLSYPVFNFVRCTQCKRCTEECPFGALDDDEKGTPLPNFSRCRRCGTCMGACPERVISFDNYSVDQIGSMIREIDVPDDMEVGGPRVLILACENDAYPALDMAAIRGKSWSPYVRIIPVRCLGSVNAIWVADAMSKGIDGVMLLGCKYGDDYQCHFVKGSEICNRRKENIAETLERLGVEPDRVEQYEVAIDEYDKVPGMIDGFMDMVFEKGPNPFKGY